The following coding sequences are from one Plectropomus leopardus isolate mb chromosome 10, YSFRI_Pleo_2.0, whole genome shotgun sequence window:
- the cfap91 gene encoding cilia- and flagella-associated protein 91: MSVSVTHTILKNNDARKAVLRERLYDHLYDPVYTVSSEVDHARSNLKAYVSQDRLRRMPEFGSMFSNLSHHPRYTVQLDPPDPVPAFIDRRWRGHTEQRREALQQMAGIIPNAKSWLKKEENHVTGADRWKYFKCPLIPSGQHAPPDVIFALPKGDFVATGGKNAEQQPTHFTVGVQTDYRESETQTDPYSPEYVVQPGTTPSELLQLAALTWGRGLPAGLAEVEMIERARVKRAWEASLPPLNDLSQLDKRRRMMEEMEAQEWAFREAEIQKLQDARLAVLKDLLRQRDEAQKEVTNERLNQIYSKLLKEKETKQQKIHSDYIRSLRKLEVKHRNVEGKREKLVKNFADSRSHRETLTSNNKLKNHYLDTSEGLRKLEAVFRPWDKKPKVSIIKTVIKPPESREVELMKKYKALKEAEKEKVSKKSLRFLVKREKPLPRPVTPRVEEPPEGDEEKELAVIHLQKLLRGRSIQHEMFKGKENNLELIQELRTVHALQSEEQELQKSDKELVMSLKKQRDKCRHKTIQDEASQAAVVGAELEHLYDTLSKELIHLQEERRIHAFTLLAERDRRLREAEESGRRQVEERRRREEDEIFRQVVQVHQETVDLYLEDIILGTLEQTSDQQAREEIHRKAKEVSDIAYAMEESRNNLQSEEIVSELVYSFLIPEVEKITVRQRVHQRQHRHLQAARSIIQGTAEHSEILPSPLGAAQLTCPTERASNRVLKDTISQGQQEAATHSK, translated from the exons ATGAGCGTGTCTGTCACTCACACTATTCTCAAGAATAATGATGCTAGAAAAGCTGTTCTGCGGGAACGGCTTTATGACCACTTATACG ATCCAGTCTACACAGTGTCATCGGAGGTAGACCATGCCAGGTCCAACCTCAAGGCCTACGTCTCTCAGGACAGACTT AGGAGAATGCCTGAGTTTGGGTCTATGTTCAGTAACCTGTCCCACCACCCACGGTATACTGTTCAACTGGACCCTCCAGACCCAGTACCAGCCTTTATTGATCGTCGTTGGCGAGGCCACACAGAGCAGCGCAGAgaggctctgcagcagatggcTGG GATTATTCCAAATGCTAAGTCATGGCTAAAAAAGGAAGAGAACCATGTGACCGGAGCTGATCGCTGGAAATACTTTAAATG ccCTCTGATTCCCTCTGGACAGCACGCTCCCCCAGATGTGATTTTTGCATTGCCGAA AGGAGACTTTGTAGCCACTGGAGGAAAGAATGCTGAGCAACAGCCGACCCACTTCACCGTGGGGGTCCAGACCGACTACAGGGAAagtgaaacacagacagacccGTACAGCCCTGAGTATGTGGTGCAACCTGGGACGACTCCCTCAGAGCTCCTGCAGCTGGCAGCTTTGACTTGGG GTCGTGGTCTGCCTGCAGGCCTGGCAGAGGTGGAAATGATTGAGCGGGCACGTGTCAAACGAGCTTGGGAGGCCTCCCTTCCTCCGTTGAATGACCTTAGTCAGCTGGACAAAAGGAGACGTAtgatggaggagatggaggCCCAAGAGTGGGCTTTCAGAGAAGCAGAAATACAGAA GTTACAAGACGCTCGCCTTGCTGTGCTGAAGGACCTCTTGAGGCAAAGAGACGAAGCCCAGAAAGAAGTCACAAACGAGAGACTGAACCAGATATATTCTAAGCTcttaaaagagaaagagaccaAGCAGCAGAAGATTCACAGTGACTACATCAGGT CACTGAGAAAACTGGAAGTTAAGCACAGAAATGTGGAGGGAAAACGAGAGAAACTCGTCAAAAACTTTGCAGATTCTCGGAGCCACAGGGAAACCCTCACCTCCAACAATAAGTTAAAAAACCACTACCTAGACACAAGTGAAG GCTTACGGAAACTAGAGGCAGTCTTCAGGCCATGggacaaaaaacccaaagtCAGCATCATCAAGACAGTGATCAAGCCTCCTGAGAGCAGAGAGGTAGAACTGATGAAGAAATACAAG GCTTTGAAGGAGGcggagaaagagaaagtgagcAAGAAGTCTTTGCGTTTTCTTGTCAAGAGGGAGAAGCCTCTTCCTCGACCTGTCACTCCCAGAGTGGAGGAGCCACCAGAG GGGGATGAGGAGAAGGAGCTCGCAGTCATCCACTTGCAGAAACTACTGAGAGGAAGAAGTATCCAACATGAG ATGTTTAAAGGAAAAGAGAACAACCTGGAGCTCATTCAGGAACTGAGGACAGTCCACGCACTGCAGAGTGAGGAGCAAGAGCTGCAGAAATCTGACAAAGAGCTCGTAATGAGccttaaaaaacagagagacaaatgTAGACACAAG ACAATTCAAGATGAGGCGTCTCAGGCCGCAGTGGTCGGTGCAGAGCTTGAACACCTGTACGACACATTGTCCAAGGAGCTTATTCATCTCCAGGAAGAGCGCAGGATCCACGCCTTTACACTACTGGCTGAGAGAGACCGCCGCCTGCGAGAGGCTGAGGAGAGCGGGAGGAGACAGGTGGAGGAGCGCAGGCGCAGAGAAGAAGATGAGATCTTCAGACAG GTAGTGCAGGTTCACCAGGAAACTGTGGATTTATATTTGGAGGACATCATACTCGGGACCTTGGAGCAGACATCTGACCAGCAGGCCAGAGAAGAGATTCACAGGAAAGCAAAGGAGGTCAGCGACATTGCTTATGCCATGGAGGAAAG caggaACAATCTTCAGTCGGAGGAGATAGTGTCAGAGTTGGTGTACAGTTTTCTCATCCCAGAGGTCGAGAAGATCACGGTCAGACAAAGAG TGCACCAGAGGCAGCATAGACACTTGCAGGCAGCTCGGAGCATCATTCAGGGGACTGCGGAGCATTCTGAGATCCTTCCTAGTCCTCTGGGGGCCGCACAGTTGACCTGTCCCACCGAGAGAGCCTCCAACCGAGTCCTCAAGGACACGATCAGCCAAGGACAGCAGGAGGCAGCAACACATTCAAAATAA